In the genome of Zobellia nedashkovskayae, the window TAGGGTATACCCAATACCTCACAAGTAACCTTGTCCAAAGTATAAATACCGGTTTCTATATTTAAATTCCAAGTACCAATGCGTAACATATCGCGAATGGTTATCGCGCTAGTATCATCCATTGTTTTTTTATCATTTTTCATATTCATGAATAACTAACTTGAAATTTTCATTTAGCAAAAATGCAAGTGTATAGCTTTAGGTTCTTAACCTTCTAATGTTTTTTCTATTATTGCTTTAAGTTTCTCGCTTTTTAAAGGTTTTGATAAATAGTCAATAACCGCTGTGTAACCTTTGGCCCTTTCTATATCTTCAGGATCTACGGATGATGAAACCATATATATAGCAATTTTCTTACTTAGATCGGTTTCAATCTCTCTATAGGCTTTTAGAAACTGAAAGCCATCCATAATAGGCATGTCAATATCCAATAAAATAAGATTCGGAAGCGCATCAGGGGTATCCTGATTCTCTTTAATAAAATTTATGGCTTCTTCCCCGTTAGGGAAAACAGAGGTCTTATGTTCAATCTTAGAGAATTTTGCAGATTGAATAATTGTAAACCTATAAATATCATCATCATCAACAATACAAAGGTGAAAAGGTTGTTGCATATTTTTTTAAATAAAATGAATATTAAAAG includes:
- a CDS encoding response regulator — its product is MQQPFHLCIVDDDDIYRFTIIQSAKFSKIEHKTSVFPNGEEAINFIKENQDTPDALPNLILLDIDMPIMDGFQFLKAYREIETDLSKKIAIYMVSSSVDPEDIERAKGYTAVIDYLSKPLKSEKLKAIIEKTLEG